The Pirellulales bacterium genome includes a region encoding these proteins:
- a CDS encoding DUF1501 domain-containing protein has product MLSIYGQRSRRYCDGVSRRSFLKIGGFVFGAQSLGLSNLLRAESAVPSGRRPKALINVFLGGGPPHQDMWEIKHDAPAEIRGEFRAIHTNVPGIDICEIFPRIASIMDRCAVIRSVVGAEDRHDSYQCMTGWRFEDLRALGGRPSIGSAIAKLQGPVDLSVPPFVGLANAGVWKHPGGPGFLGPAYSPFQPDGEGMANMRLGDLSLERLQDRRGLLTSFDRLRRDLDSRGAMEGMDAFGQRALEVLTSSKLVDALDLSQEDPQVRERYGNGQPYQFQYDGAPTINEHLLMARRLVEAGVRCVTMTYGRWDSHGDNFGLVRDHGSKLDQGLSALIEDLDVRGMLDDVTVIAWGEFGRTPRINSGAGRDHWPQVSCALLAGGGLRTGQAIGATNRLGEYAQERPVHFQEIFATLYHNLGIDVANTTLSDPTGRPQYLTTAAPIRELI; this is encoded by the coding sequence ATGCTTTCGATCTACGGCCAACGCAGCCGACGGTACTGCGATGGCGTTTCGCGCCGATCGTTCCTCAAAATCGGCGGCTTCGTCTTTGGGGCGCAATCGCTCGGTCTGTCCAACCTGCTACGCGCCGAGTCGGCGGTTCCCTCGGGACGCCGCCCCAAGGCGCTGATCAACGTATTCCTGGGCGGCGGCCCACCTCACCAGGACATGTGGGAAATCAAGCACGATGCGCCGGCCGAGATTCGTGGCGAATTTCGTGCGATCCATACGAACGTGCCGGGCATCGACATCTGCGAGATCTTTCCCCGCATCGCCAGCATCATGGATCGCTGTGCCGTGATTCGCTCGGTCGTCGGGGCCGAAGATCGCCACGATTCGTACCAGTGCATGACGGGCTGGCGGTTCGAAGATCTCCGCGCGCTGGGGGGCCGGCCCAGCATCGGCTCGGCGATTGCCAAGCTGCAGGGCCCCGTCGATCTGTCGGTGCCCCCCTTCGTGGGACTGGCGAATGCCGGCGTGTGGAAGCATCCCGGCGGTCCGGGCTTTCTGGGGCCGGCCTATTCTCCCTTTCAGCCCGACGGCGAAGGCATGGCCAACATGCGCCTGGGCGACCTTTCACTCGAGCGGCTGCAGGATCGGCGTGGGTTGCTGACGAGCTTCGATCGCCTGCGCCGCGATCTCGACTCGCGTGGCGCGATGGAAGGAATGGACGCCTTCGGTCAGCGAGCGCTCGAGGTACTCACGTCGAGCAAGCTGGTCGACGCTCTCGACCTGTCGCAGGAAGACCCCCAAGTGCGCGAGCGCTACGGCAACGGCCAGCCCTACCAGTTCCAATACGACGGCGCGCCGACGATCAACGAACATCTGCTTATGGCCCGCCGTCTGGTCGAGGCCGGCGTGCGCTGCGTCACCATGACCTACGGCCGTTGGGATAGCCACGGCGACAACTTCGGCCTGGTGCGCGATCATGGCTCGAAGCTCGATCAAGGCCTGAGCGCGTTGATCGAGGATCTCGACGTCCGGGGCATGCTCGACGACGTGACCGTCATCGCCTGGGGCGAATTTGGTCGCACGCCGCGCATCAATAGCGGCGCCGGCCGCGACCACTGGCCACAGGTGAGCTGTGCCCTCCTGGCCGGCGGCGGCCTGCGTACTGGTCAGGCGATCGGTGCGACCAACCGGCTCGGCGAATATGCCCAGGAACGGCCCGTCCACTTCCAGGAAATCTTCGCCACGCTCTACCACAACCTGGGCATCGACGTGGCGAACACCACGCTCAGCGATCCGACCGGGCGGCCGCAGTATCTCACCACGGCGGCTCCCATCCGCGAGCTAATCTGA